One Microcebus murinus isolate Inina chromosome 10, M.murinus_Inina_mat1.0, whole genome shotgun sequence DNA segment encodes these proteins:
- the RPS19BP1 gene encoding active regulator of SIRT1, which translates to MSAALLRRGLELLAESEAPRAAPGQAKPSGAPAKRTQKAKATRAQILRNSAKGKVPKSALAEYQKRECRDHLRENLKFMTSARSTVAESVTQQILRQNRGRKACDRPVAKTKKKKKKAEGTVFTEEDFQKFQLEYFGS; encoded by the exons ATGTCCGCGGCCCTGCTGCGGCGGGGCCTGGAGCTGCTGGCGGAGTCCGAGG CCCCCCGGGCCGCGCCAGGCCAGGCCAAGCCGAGCGGGGCTCCGGCGAAGCGGACTCAGAAGGCGAAGGCGACGCGTGCCCAGATACTGCGAAACTCGGCCAAGGGAAAAGTGCCCAAGTCGGCTCTAG CTGAGTACCAGAAGCGAGAGTGTCGAGACCACCTCAGAGAAAACCTGAAGTTTATGACCAGTGCGAGAAGCACGGTGGCTGAGTCCGTGACCCAGCAG ATTCTGCGCCAGAACCGAGGTCGCAAGGCCTGTGACCGGCCTGTGGCCAAGactaagaagaagaagaagaaggccGAGGGCACCGTGTTCACCGAGGAAGACTTCCAGAAGTTCCAGCTGGAATACTTCGGCAGCTAG